From a single Marinilabiliales bacterium genomic region:
- a CDS encoding DUF2752 domain-containing protein, giving the protein MYERLINWLESGSQQCMYVRFLGAECPGCGTQRAIIELLKGNFLESVTIYPPIIPNLLLILLLFIHLVFKLRQGAMYIKILFILNVIVMVLNYIYNLLTH; this is encoded by the coding sequence TTGTACGAAAGACTGATAAACTGGCTTGAATCTGGTTCGCAGCAATGCATGTATGTCAGGTTCCTGGGTGCTGAGTGTCCGGGATGCGGCACTCAAAGGGCTATTATTGAACTACTCAAAGGAAACTTCCTTGAATCTGTAACCATCTATCCTCCAATCATACCAAACCTTCTTCTTATACTGCTACTTTTTATTCATCTTGTTTTTAAGCTCCGGCAGGGGGCAATGTACATAAAAATATTGTTCATATTGAATGTTATTGTAATGGTTTTGAATTATATTTATAACTTATTAACCCACTAA